Proteins co-encoded in one Dasypus novemcinctus isolate mDasNov1 chromosome 6, mDasNov1.1.hap2, whole genome shotgun sequence genomic window:
- the LOC101419485 gene encoding olfactory receptor 13A1-like, with protein MAIGNQTEVTVFILQSFTEDPGLQAALFCFFFTLFVVALVGNGLIIMAIHCSPNLHTPMYFYLVNLAMLDMICTSTILPKVLQSLVADNTISYSGCLSQMFFFTWSLSSELLLFTAMAYDRYLAICRPLHYGTLMSGRVCLALAGFVWSTGALNGSLLTGLVLRLSFCGPNMIAHFFCEVPPVLLLSCSPTFINDIATLTADLFLSGMNFLLTMASYGFIITNILRIRSAEGKRRAFSTCSSHLIVVTMYYSTVLYTYIRPVLGSAGLLDKVVAILYTILTPTLNPLIYTLRNKEFKASLKKLLLLFSK; from the coding sequence ATGGCCATTGGGAACCAAACAGAAGTGACCGTGTTTATCCTGCAGAGCTTCACTGAGGACCCTGGGCTCCAAGCCGCTCTCTTCTGCTTCTTTTTCACCCTCTTTGTGGTAGCCTTGGTTGGAAATGGCCTGATCATCATGGCCATCCATTGCAGCCCCAACCTCCACACTCCCATGTACTTCTACCTGGTCAACTTGGCCATGCTGGACATGATCTGCACCTCAACAATCCTGCCCAAGGTCCTGCAGAGCCTGGTTGCAGACAACACCATCTCCTACAGTGGCTGCCTCAGCCAGATGTTCTTCTTCACCTGGTCGCTGAGCTCAGAGCTGCTGCTCTTCACCGCCATGGCCTACGACCGCTACCTGGCCATCTGCCGGCCACTGCACTATGGCACCCTGATGAGCGGGAGGGTCTGCCTAGCACTGGCAGGTTTTGTGTGGTCCACAGGGGCTCTCAACGGCTCCCTGCTCACCGGTCTGGTCCTCAGGCTGTCCTTCTGCGGCCCCAACATGATAGCTCATTTCTTCTGTGAGGTCCCGCCTGTGCTGCTGCTCTCCTGCTCCCCGACTTTCATCAATGACATTGCGACTCTCACCGCAGACTTGTTCCTGTCCGGGATGAACTTCCTGCTCACTATGGCATCCTACGGCTTCATCATTACCAACATCCTGCGCATCCGCTCGGCGGAGGGCAAGCGGCGggccttctccacctgctcctcccacctcaTTGTGGTCACCATGTACTACTCCACTGTTCTCTACACCTACATCCGGCCAGTCCTCGGCTCTGCTGGGCTTCTGGACAAAGTGGTCGCCATATTGTATACCATTTTGACTCCCACTCTGAACCCTCTCATTTATACCCTGAGGAACAAGGAATTCAAAGCATCCCTTAAAAAACTCCTCCTTCTGTTCTCCAAATGA